A DNA window from Mauremys reevesii isolate NIE-2019 linkage group 17, ASM1616193v1, whole genome shotgun sequence contains the following coding sequences:
- the LOC120384970 gene encoding erythroid membrane-associated protein-like: MERSQRNRCKCWELGGEAGTRCAQGRRRSGGGVTVTLDPDTAHPQLALSEDRRHVRWGHARQDLPDNPERFDTGSVITLRGGRGSRKLEQPANTDSRGVILVCVCQATRASNMEKAPFEEILSLALP; encoded by the exons CGAAACAGGtgcaagtgctgggagctggggggggaagcgggcacgcggtgcgctcaggggaggaggcggagcggaggtggag tgacggtgactctggatccagacacggctcatccccagctcgccctgtctgaggatcggagaCATGTGAGATGGGGACACGCCCGGCAGGATCTGCCCGACAATCCTGAGCGATTTGACACTGGATCAGTCATAACcctgagaggggggagggggagcag GAAGTTGGAACAGCCCGCCAACACAGACAGCCGAGGAGTGATTTTGGTCTGTGTGTGCCAAGCTACCAGAGCCAGCAACATGGAGAAGGCACCTTTTGAAGAAATCCTCTCGCTTGCACTTCCTTGA